In Chelmon rostratus isolate fCheRos1 chromosome 21, fCheRos1.pri, whole genome shotgun sequence, the genomic window aaGTAAAAGATTAAATGTCAGGAGACAGATAGTAGATGAAGTTTTAGTGAACAAAGCAAATCCCTGACATCTCTATATTAACATTTACACATATATCACTGTGCTGCttacctttgtttttttgttctgtgacctaaaatgaaaaacatattgATTACTAAATCATtctttaaaatacacaaaaggaTACCAtgaaattaatacattttattcattcaaatatCAAACCAGGATATTAAACACATCCTCCATTCAAGATCCTGAAGTTGTTGAGGCATGACTGACTCATGACATGAGGCAGACTTCAAGAGTATCATAACTCTGACAGACGTAATCCAAAAATGTATGTTGACTGTAATAACTTGGTCTTCATACCATTAGCTCCATTTCgggttttaaaaacagaacaacctacaactgaaatgaaatcttTCAGAATTGTGCTCAATGCAAACTTGTTTTAGAAGAGAAATTAAGTTGGCAATTTGTTAAAGGGATTACAATGACATTTTAGAACGATAAAGCTCCATTCTGATTTGCCACCATTCTGCCTtccccaaaaaaacacaatttgaggtcaataataacaaatacacaaatgtcTGACATCATACTATACATTAACAAATGTTTAGATCTTGGCACGTCTGCCTCCAATAAGAACAAGTTAGTCATGAGCCTGGATCAGGTATCTGCCAAGTTTACAAATGTTAGAAATTCTCGAGGTTTACCTATGAGGTTGGCCAAATATCTATATTCAAGAGAAGTTCTTTCATGAGAATGATGGAATCACTGATCATAAACACAAGCataaaggaaaatgtgaaaagtaaaaTCCCAACTCACCCCAAAAATGACACAATCCCAAATAATATAATAAGCAGAAATAGCACTTAAtatcagaaaatgtaaatgttgacaGTTTACTCAAAAGAAAATATGTGATTTGTATTCAAGCAGTTTCAACTGCTGTTGAGCATGGCATTGCAGCGTGTTTGTTCAATGGTGTCCAACCCAAATGGAGGAACTTCAAAGTCATTGTGAACATGCTCACCTTCTGAGAGGcttcccttttccttttgtcgtcttttttccttttcttgtctTCCATGAACTACTGCTCCTGTCCTGATGCTCCTTTCTtctggagaaaaaaggaagataCACCTAAATGTAGTCACAAGTTCAccattttaaaatcactgagTACCTATTTGTTTAGCCAGtggctttaaaatgtaaaggaaaaacacaaaaacaaaactgacaaataatGATAAGCTAATAATGACTGCTGCAAAAATCAAAGGAGAAATACAGCATTAGAGTTACTACATGGCGACAAGAGCCTCCATCTACGTGTGGAAATCACAATGGACTGCATATTTGATTGGAATGAATCAGACATCAGGTGTGTTAGTTAAGGACACTACTGAACATGTGAACAACAAATACAGTCATTATCCCCATCATGAGCATGCAGAATACCGTAGGCTGATCACACTGGTAGGGTCAACGAATTTAGACTGTTTACAAGAGGGCTTGATTTAGTCTGCCGACTCAACCTGTCATCAGATTGACTGAATCTGCATGAGGCCTTAGAAACCATAACAAGTGACCAACTGATCACTTGAGACCCATGCTGGCCcctaaaatgcacacacattccGAATTACTAAGACCCAACggtgtctgttttttatttggtttcGTTTTTGCAAAATGCAAGCACTTCCAATAGGCAAGATTCCTGTAGGCACAGACGAGGAACCTGGCATCCTCCCTAAGCATTTCTGACCACAGGCCTGGCGGATCAGAAAGTCAGACCcgattattatattattacgACGCATTCAGCTCTGTCCAGCTACCCTTCAAATCACTGATGTAAACTACACCAGCTAATATTGCCGTACCTGTGCTGTCCTGTCAACGCTGTCACAGGCTCATCCGCATTTTGCtgttagcttgctaacgttaCAGCATTAGGAGAGCCGAGCTTTCTCATGCTAAAAATGGAAAAGCcttcacaaacatcagagacaCGGGTAATTTAAGGTTCTTAAACTGAATCGTGCTAAAACGGGTTAGGGTTTGTGACGATGTAGTTTAACAACAGCTGCTAATAAAACATTTCGTCGATGGCTAACAATAAGGAGTGGTATCTGCCCATACTTTTAAAATACGCAGACACAGATTAGCGCGCACATTGACAAGTTAACGTTAACAAGATCAACCACCAGCTGTCAACCAACGTGAGTTTGGTAACTCTGTTTTGAGTACACAACGGTTCTTAACGGCAAATACACCGAACATTGAGCCACATATCCAACTCAGCCGATGCACAACCACGAATAATGCTACAGGAGCGCTAATGCTATCGAATGTTAGCTAAACTGGTACGCGAAGTTACATACAGACAGCAGCTACAAGCAGCCAAGCTAACGGCTCTACCTTGGCCAGCAAGCAGAGTGGCATGGAAATTCGTTAACAAATAGGTAGCAGTCATTTTGCATGCATACAGATCACGTAATGTTAAAACGCTCAGAAATATTCTGCATATCAACAGTTCACGTTACTTACCTCAGGAATCACATATGAAGATAAGCTAGCgtgctagctagcttagctaaaGTGCTTCAGTGcgattttttttagctttttgagGCATTCGTCGAGGCTACAAGAACAGCGACGCCTGAGCGGATAGTCAAGTAAGTGGCAGATGATGAAAATACACGCGTAATAAGCTACTGGTTTGTAAATAAGTACTAACGTTGTAATAGTGTAAACCCTAATGTGCACAAGAATTTAAATTTCAAAGCGCTGTGGAGTCAGTCGGTTGACGGGCGGccattttgctgctgctcagcatgaAGCGTCTCCAATGGCTAGCCTGTGGCAGCTGCGTGGAAGCCCTCTGACTGGCTGCCTCCTACCAGGAGGGATGCATAAAAAACGCATTTTGACCTTCATAAACTTTGGCAGGCAAACTTAGCACCACTGTGCTTGCGTCGTACGTTAACAGCCCTCCCTAACGCATATTTCAAAGTGGCCACTGAAGTCATAAACAGAAAACCGTCATTTGCAAATTCATAGGAGCTGCTCATGACTTTCTCTTGCTAGCATGGGTCCGAGAAGGAGAGGAACGAGGAAAAGAAAGCCCGAGGAGGTTTTggaaggagaaaatgaaggcGGGAACACTGCAGAGAAGGAGGCTGAAGAGACAGCAGGCAGGATGAGGAAGTACCGTGGAAATAAGAAATACATTGGAGCTCATGTTGGCATCCAAGGTAGGGCCTACTGCCATTAACTCTCCCTGCGTAATTAAAACAGACGCTTGCACGTGCTGTCTCTTTTACCTGCCTCCAGGTGGGATATGGAAAGCAGTGGAGTCCTGCACAGAGATGGGTGGCAGCTGTTTCGCCCTGTTTCTGGGCTCCCAGCGGTCATGGAAGAGGCCTCCACTGGACCAGACTGCTGCAGCCAAGTTTCAGGAGCAGTGTTCCCTTCAGGAGTATGACCCAGCTCACATCCTGCCTCATGGGTCCTACCTGATGAACTGCGGATCTCCTAAAGAGGGTTTGTCAGACACTAAAGGATGTCTCCGCCAGATTCTGTCCTCTCTCACACTCAGTTACCTGCCCTTGTCTTGCATTGGTTATTTTGCATTTCCAACTGCGCGTCTCTCTTCTGACAACCTCCTCTGGGCTGTGTACCATGTTGCACCCAGATGTGTTTGAGAAGAGCCAGGCCCTGCTGGTGGATGAACTCAACCGCTGCACCCTCCTGGGCCTCAACCTCTACAATTTTCACCCCGGCTCCTCCCTGGGCGTCATCACCACTGAGCAGTGTGTGGACAAGATTGCAGGAGCCATCAACCATGCTCACCAGCAAACACCTGCTGTGGTCACAGGTACAGGGGGTGGACACAAGTACACAAATGCCCATGCTATGCAAGAGCCCTGCAGTAAATACCAGTCAGATGAAAGCTCATAATATCTGGAAATTATAGAGACTCACAGAGGAGTTGATGTTACTAAAGGGTTATTTATGTGGTGTATctgtaatgtaaaaaaacatCATGGGGGTCAATCTGCAGCCACTTTTTACTGACAGATGTTTCTGGTCATTTTGAGAGCCCCCGCCCCGCCCGAACCCCCGCTGTGTTACATAATTTTGT contains:
- the si:ch211-141o9.10 gene encoding probable endonuclease 4 isoform X1, which codes for MGPRRRGTRKRKPEEVLEGENEGGNTAEKEAEETAGRMRKYRGNKKYIGAHVGIQGGIWKAVESCTEMGGSCFALFLGSQRSWKRPPLDQTAAAKFQEQCSLQEYDPAHILPHGSYLMNCGSPKEDVFEKSQALLVDELNRCTLLGLNLYNFHPGSSLGVITTEQCVDKIAGAINHAHQQTPAVVTVLENMSGQGSTVGGKFSELKSIIDKVRDQTRVGVCLDTCHAFAAGYDLAAEGGVKAMLDEFDKEVGLHYLRAIHLNDSKGKLGCNLDRHEDIGKGHIGISAFRDIVNEPRLDNIPLILETPGRPGFEYAEQIELLYSLCEKK
- the si:ch211-141o9.10 gene encoding probable endonuclease 4 isoform X2; translation: MGPRRRGTRKRKPEEVLEGENEGGNTAEKEAEETAGRMRKYRGNKKYIGAHVGIQGGIWKAVESCTEMGGSCFALFLGSQRSWKRPPLDQTAAAKFQEQCSLQEYDPAHILPHGSYLMNCGSPKEDVFEKSQALLVDELNRCTLLGLNLYNFHPGSSLGVITTEQCVDKIAGAINHAHQQTPAVVTGYDLAAEGGVKAMLDEFDKEVGLHYLRAIHLNDSKGKLGCNLDRHEDIGKGHIGISAFRDIVNEPRLDNIPLILETPGRPGFEYAEQIELLYSLCEKK